A part of Bacteroidia bacterium genomic DNA contains:
- a CDS encoding M28 family peptidase, which produces MQNKLIFTLILLGFAFPAFSQNCEEPDPRAAKRMQKDVYFLADDKLEGREMNSSGEKMAAEFLEKKFKKLGLKGIAANGSYRVEFETSKVIRGKNNILALSDKVLDVGNDFFPLDISSNADIDNRETVSVGFGIVAPELNYDDYANVASVKDKIVIINFSSPDGVHPHSKYAKYHDLQSRAELAKEKGAAGVIVFNPDKNLRNPDQNFKNIRPVGIPVVFVGEEHQALLKTQPMVKHLAADLQKETSSVPNVAGFWDNGAAETVVIGAHYDHLGFGGEGSLHAGEKAIHNGADDNASGTAGVVELARYLTKSNLKNNNYLFIAFTGEEKGLLGSKAFVENSPLALDKINYMINMDMIGRLNENKALIINGVGTSPVWNSALESLDCFDLKITTTESGVGPSDHTSFYLKDIPVLHFFSGTHKDYHKPSDDADKVNYSGMADIIAYIESLVGKLDSEGELPFTKTKEENNQNAPRFTVTMGIMPDYTFDGEGLKIDGVSEGKPAQKAGIQAGDIVLKLGEYPIRDMQSYMQALSIFKRGEKTSVILLREGKELELDLEF; this is translated from the coding sequence ATGCAAAATAAATTGATTTTCACGCTTATTTTACTGGGGTTTGCATTTCCCGCTTTTTCACAAAACTGTGAAGAACCAGATCCCAGGGCTGCCAAACGAATGCAGAAAGATGTTTATTTTCTGGCCGATGACAAACTGGAAGGCCGGGAAATGAACTCTTCCGGGGAAAAAATGGCTGCAGAATTTCTGGAAAAAAAATTCAAGAAACTGGGATTAAAAGGAATCGCTGCCAACGGAAGTTACAGAGTCGAGTTTGAAACTTCGAAGGTAATCCGCGGAAAAAATAATATTCTGGCTTTATCAGATAAAGTACTTGATGTAGGCAATGACTTCTTCCCGCTTGATATTTCTTCCAATGCAGATATCGATAACCGTGAAACAGTAAGCGTTGGCTTTGGGATTGTTGCCCCAGAGCTGAACTACGACGATTATGCCAATGTCGCTTCTGTAAAGGATAAAATCGTCATCATTAATTTTTCTTCTCCAGATGGCGTTCACCCTCATTCGAAATATGCGAAGTACCACGATCTTCAATCACGCGCCGAACTGGCAAAAGAAAAAGGGGCAGCCGGAGTGATTGTCTTTAACCCGGACAAAAATCTCCGCAATCCCGATCAAAACTTTAAGAATATCCGCCCGGTGGGAATTCCGGTTGTATTTGTAGGGGAAGAACATCAGGCATTGCTGAAAACACAACCTATGGTCAAACACCTGGCCGCAGATCTTCAAAAAGAAACCAGCAGTGTGCCCAATGTTGCGGGGTTTTGGGACAATGGCGCGGCAGAAACGGTTGTCATTGGCGCACATTACGACCATCTCGGGTTTGGCGGAGAGGGGTCGTTGCATGCAGGTGAAAAAGCCATTCACAATGGTGCAGATGACAATGCCAGTGGAACGGCAGGCGTTGTTGAGCTTGCCCGTTATCTTACAAAGTCAAATCTGAAAAACAACAACTACCTCTTTATCGCATTTACCGGCGAGGAAAAAGGGCTACTGGGATCCAAAGCTTTTGTGGAAAACAGTCCGCTCGCTTTGGACAAGATCAACTATATGATCAATATGGATATGATCGGCAGGCTGAATGAAAACAAGGCCCTGATCATTAATGGGGTAGGGACTTCTCCGGTGTGGAATTCCGCACTGGAATCGCTGGACTGTTTTGACCTGAAGATTACCACTACAGAATCAGGCGTAGGGCCATCCGATCATACTTCTTTTTATCTGAAAGACATTCCCGTATTGCACTTTTTCTCCGGGACACACAAAGACTACCACAAACCTTCTGATGATGCAGACAAAGTGAATTATTCGGGTATGGCTGATATTATCGCCTATATAGAGTCTCTGGTTGGAAAACTGGATAGTGAAGGAGAATTGCCATTTACCAAAACCAAAGAAGAAAATAACCAGAATGCGCCCCGTTTTACCGTTACGATGGGGATTATGCCCGACTATACCTTTGACGGGGAAGGACTGAAAATTGACGGTGTTTCGGAGGGAAAACCCGCTCAGAAAGCAGGAATCCAGGCAGGAGATATCGTTTTGAAACTGGGCGAATATCCGATTCGCGATATGCAAAGTTATATGCAGGCGCTGAGTATTTTCAAAAGGGGCGAGAAAACCAGCGTAATACTACTCAGAGAAGGAAAAGAATTAGAACTGGATTTGGAGTTTTAG
- a CDS encoding M48 family metallopeptidase: MISFCKYSVWTCLWIFFLHGGIVAGQDFDHYQRLFPSGEIPQDFLLSPSEKYQKALDQLEAESREERRAKGAFYQESFYYMNQLLLSGKVLFNDSVSNYVKQVGDILLKDNPDLRAQLRFYVVKSPSVNAFATNNGLILINMGLLAKLENEAQLAFVLCHEISHYIKKHPLDIFLQAKSIEQEAKGAFRRDSLEDIMLAKSNYSKEKELEADIMGLDLYLRSGYDLTAVETAFEVLKYAHLPFASQVFTPAFFETAHLHFPKICFLDSISASENNISVLREANLNHPSPDKRKEVVLEKVAGMDNDGKKLWFLGEKRFLNIQKICRYESVFLFLNYKNYESAIYHAVFLLQDQPNSFFLKKIIAQSLYALSKYNNEGRLPEVHKDFEFEVGDIQRLHYFVEMLKPLEMNMLAITYNWNLLQENSEDIELQLMADDLMRELGKHHIDSTDFFILTPPEEADSVYFIRLASLDLANPHVFFQRVEANIREGVDGRTRTKALHKDEKNIQIRNKNRAPGKKSTAMPFEKVVFVDPFYQRIDERRESNIKFIQSETAEQTYILLLKEYAEKSDLPYEMLSTRQLTQEAIVEFRDITMLNEWVNEQVLHDQLQMVSIYHNQVHTLAEKYGTRHFIWTGVLAFAYTRTGKGLVLAAGILFPPILPYSIYIALTPDYETNIYTMVYDVESGDYQVLYPKKVKMKDNPDLLHSVTYNLIHQLKNP; encoded by the coding sequence ATGATAAGTTTTTGCAAATATTCCGTGTGGACATGCCTGTGGATTTTTTTCCTGCATGGTGGAATAGTTGCCGGTCAGGACTTTGACCATTACCAGCGGTTGTTTCCCTCGGGAGAAATCCCGCAGGACTTTCTCCTTTCACCTTCCGAGAAGTACCAAAAAGCGCTTGATCAACTGGAAGCAGAAAGCAGAGAAGAGCGAAGGGCAAAAGGAGCTTTCTATCAGGAAAGTTTTTATTACATGAATCAGCTTCTCCTCAGCGGGAAGGTTTTGTTTAATGACTCTGTCAGTAACTATGTAAAGCAAGTAGGGGATATCCTCTTAAAAGACAACCCTGACCTGAGAGCTCAGTTACGCTTTTATGTGGTAAAATCGCCTTCTGTCAATGCCTTTGCAACCAACAACGGATTGATTCTGATCAATATGGGTTTGCTGGCAAAACTTGAAAATGAAGCTCAGCTCGCCTTTGTATTGTGCCATGAAATCAGTCACTATATCAAAAAACATCCGCTGGATATTTTTCTTCAGGCCAAGTCAATCGAACAGGAGGCAAAAGGTGCCTTTCGCCGCGACAGCCTGGAAGATATCATGCTCGCAAAAAGTAATTATTCGAAGGAAAAAGAACTGGAAGCGGATATCATGGGCCTGGATCTTTACCTCCGCTCCGGCTATGACCTCACCGCTGTAGAAACGGCGTTTGAAGTGTTAAAATACGCGCATTTACCTTTTGCCAGTCAGGTATTTACCCCTGCATTCTTCGAAACAGCACATTTGCATTTTCCGAAGATCTGTTTCCTTGATTCGATTTCTGCCTCGGAAAACAATATATCGGTTTTAAGAGAGGCTAATTTGAACCACCCTTCTCCCGATAAAAGAAAAGAGGTAGTTTTAGAGAAGGTCGCTGGTATGGATAATGATGGGAAAAAATTATGGTTCCTGGGAGAAAAAAGATTTTTAAATATCCAGAAAATCTGCCGCTATGAGTCTGTATTTCTTTTCCTGAATTATAAAAATTATGAATCCGCTATTTACCATGCGGTTTTTTTACTCCAGGATCAGCCCAACAGTTTTTTCCTGAAAAAAATTATCGCCCAATCTCTATACGCGCTCTCCAAATACAATAATGAAGGCCGCCTGCCTGAGGTTCACAAAGATTTTGAATTTGAAGTGGGAGACATCCAGCGGCTTCACTATTTCGTGGAAATGCTGAAACCACTAGAAATGAATATGCTCGCGATTACCTACAACTGGAATCTCTTGCAGGAGAATTCTGAAGATATTGAACTTCAACTGATGGCTGATGACTTGATGCGGGAATTGGGAAAACATCACATTGACAGCACAGATTTTTTTATACTGACTCCTCCGGAGGAAGCCGACAGCGTCTATTTTATTCGGCTGGCATCTCTCGATCTGGCGAACCCTCATGTATTTTTTCAGCGAGTTGAGGCAAATATCAGAGAAGGAGTAGATGGAAGAACCCGAACTAAAGCACTCCACAAAGACGAAAAAAACATACAGATCAGAAATAAAAACAGAGCGCCGGGAAAAAAATCCACTGCTATGCCTTTTGAGAAAGTAGTATTTGTAGATCCTTTTTATCAGCGCATAGATGAACGCAGAGAAAGCAATATAAAATTTATACAGTCGGAGACCGCAGAACAGACCTATATTCTTTTGTTAAAGGAATATGCGGAAAAATCAGATCTGCCCTATGAAATGCTGAGTACACGCCAACTTACCCAGGAGGCGATTGTAGAATTTCGGGATATCACGATGCTCAACGAATGGGTAAACGAACAGGTCCTTCACGACCAGTTGCAGATGGTAAGTATTTACCATAACCAGGTGCATACCCTTGCAGAAAAATACGGTACCCGGCATTTCATCTGGACAGGGGTTTTGGCATTTGCTTATACACGTACAGGAAAAGGGCTGGTACTTGCCGCAGGAATACTTTTCCCCCCCATTCTACCCTACTCCATTTATATTGCGCTTACCCCTGATTATGAAACCAATATTTATACGATGGTGTATGATGTAGAATCCGGAGATTATCAGGTACTTTATCCCAAGAAGGTTAAAATGAAGGATAATCCTGATTTGCTGCATTCCGTGACATACAATCTTATTCATCAACTAAAAAATCCGTGA
- a CDS encoding DUF937 domain-containing protein — protein sequence MSLIEQLTKQLSGSALESLAGQLGTDPNTTSSAISAALPMIVGALAKNASTQEGASALDSALSKDHDGSILDNLGGFLSSTDNGAGAGILKHVFGNNQPHVQQGVSQLSGLDVSKVGPLLENLAPIVMGMLGKQKQQQGLDMGGLASILMGARNQAQQSGSPAMDMLGSLLDRDGDGSFLDDVGGFLGKFMK from the coding sequence ATGTCATTAATCGAACAACTCACAAAACAACTCAGCGGTTCAGCCCTTGAAAGTCTTGCCGGTCAACTTGGCACAGACCCAAACACCACAAGTTCTGCTATTTCCGCAGCCCTTCCTATGATTGTAGGTGCGCTTGCCAAAAATGCTTCTACACAGGAAGGTGCAAGTGCTTTGGACAGCGCCCTTAGCAAAGACCATGACGGGTCGATTCTTGACAACCTTGGCGGATTTCTCTCCTCCACTGACAATGGCGCAGGTGCAGGTATCCTCAAGCATGTATTTGGAAATAATCAGCCACATGTTCAACAGGGTGTAAGTCAACTGAGCGGACTTGATGTTTCCAAAGTAGGTCCTCTGCTCGAAAACCTGGCTCCGATTGTCATGGGTATGCTGGGAAAACAAAAACAGCAGCAGGGACTGGACATGGGAGGTCTTGCAAGTATCCTGATGGGTGCAAGAAATCAGGCACAGCAGTCGGGTTCACCTGCTATGGATATGCTGGGCAGCCTGCTCGACCGCGATGGTGACGGAAGTTTCCTCGACGATGTCGGCGGTTTCCTTGGAAAATTCATGAAATAG
- a CDS encoding type I restriction enzyme HsdR N-terminal domain-containing protein, with the protein MILRAMNLVFPLYNLKTEIREGQEFVWDIIRKKWIVLQKEEYIRQLLVHYMIEVKGISRVLISLEKEIQYNELRKRFDVVVFDKEGKPLILCEVKAPEVPLTQDTLHQIARYNVVIQAPHLLITNGLNLLFFSQAEDGKYVQNKDWLSV; encoded by the coding sequence ATGATTCTGCGCGCAATGAATCTGGTTTTTCCTCTATATAATCTGAAAACTGAAATCCGGGAGGGGCAGGAGTTTGTATGGGATATCATCCGGAAAAAATGGATTGTACTTCAGAAGGAGGAATATATCCGGCAATTGCTGGTGCATTATATGATTGAAGTAAAAGGCATTTCCCGGGTTTTGATCAGCCTCGAAAAGGAAATCCAATACAACGAACTGCGCAAACGGTTTGATGTAGTGGTTTTTGACAAAGAAGGGAAGCCGTTGATTCTCTGCGAAGTAAAGGCGCCGGAGGTTCCTTTGACTCAGGATACGCTTCACCAGATCGCGAGATATAATGTGGTCATTCAGGCGCCTCATTTACTTATTACAAATGGCCTCAATCTGCTGTTTTTTTCTCAGGCAGAAGATGGGAAATATGTACAGAATAAAGACTGGCTGTCAGTATGA
- a CDS encoding DUF4286 family protein: MIIYSVTISIEADIRAEWLDWMQQHHIPAVMSTGYFLENHIQELIDPEPQEGTYTFNIQYGCESMEDYETYMQNEAKVMQELHTSRFSDKFVAFRTLLRRF; encoded by the coding sequence ATGATTATATACAGCGTTACCATTTCAATTGAGGCAGATATCCGGGCAGAATGGCTTGACTGGATGCAGCAGCACCATATCCCCGCAGTAATGTCCACAGGGTATTTTCTTGAAAACCATATTCAGGAGCTTATAGACCCTGAACCTCAGGAAGGCACCTATACTTTTAATATCCAATATGGATGCGAAAGTATGGAAGACTATGAAACTTATATGCAAAATGAAGCGAAAGTAATGCAGGAACTGCATACAAGCAGGTTTAGTGATAAATTTGTCGCATTCAGAACTTTACTCCGAAGATTTTAA
- a CDS encoding SMC family ATPase, whose amino-acid sequence MIPLRLSIQGIYSYQNKEDIDFQKLTQSQLFGIFGATGSGKSTILEAISYALYGESERLNKRDNRGYNMMNLKSDRMFIDFEFAAEEEKFRFVVNGKRNSRQFDQVGTLTRSAFAWKNNDWLPIEAETAEEIIGLSYDNFKRTIIIPQGKFQDFLQLSETDRTRMLREIFKLEKYELYNKAVSLEKKNQTEITRLETLILRMEDVTPEALLHVETEIQRLEQQLLEKETTARQQEKEITRLESLKLLFEKIGSQRKVVQDLHEKSVGFYEREQNLKEYESCLIDFKPLLDRKKETGENLDANTRNIQAKREAETQSKRDLKIAEDTFKEISNEYHQRETFLKKATELELVIRLKTREINISAFDERMNKGAAVCDQLKSSIRNMKDDLAAINVQLRENRDSRPDLNLLLQISDWFQKQKTIHEDIKKQETMLAEAQSVFDQIQQAKTDVLKTTSLNTSQYVLETAQIIDILRKDHARLRKELQAKETAREGILARHQLKNFALKLETGKPCPLCGSVHHPDIVDSGNVDFELNNIRQEISDNDKEIQALDKAMIRLENVEEQLLRQRKTVVTLTTQLSQNQALADKHTAAFVWADYAKATPDLIQEKIAEISRIDAKTDQFNQEREALETSITKEELNLEKYTRTLDQIKEQRHAEEVNFQAEYRSFQHINYDQHKSIENPRLEQLALEQKERFSKIEDLYQTSDQRIQRLRSNLAMLKGEISELEKQEKDLTEKIVKTNQQISEKLAASAYTSLKIVEEILSLNFNIDAEKSAISLFKQQLHTANTALAELESQVTGKTFDQESFYQLQQTLSALRQEINDLTLTTGGLKKEMERLRHSLEEKNNFQKKLEEKTLRAEDIRTLKNMFSASGFVKYVSTIFLYNLCQAANDRFMKLTRGSLSLEATDNNAFQVRDFLNNGQVRSVKTLSGGQTFQAALSLALSLADHVQQQAKSKQNFFFLDEGFGSQDKHSLQIIFETLKSLRKENRIVGVISHVEELQQEIGAYLQITNNPETGSAIRGSWE is encoded by the coding sequence ATGATTCCTCTTCGACTTTCTATACAAGGCATTTATTCCTACCAGAATAAAGAAGATATTGATTTCCAAAAGCTGACCCAGTCTCAGCTTTTTGGCATTTTTGGCGCCACCGGCAGTGGAAAATCTACCATTCTCGAAGCTATTTCATACGCCCTCTATGGTGAATCAGAGCGACTAAACAAACGGGACAACCGGGGATATAATATGATGAACCTGAAGTCAGACCGAATGTTTATTGACTTCGAATTTGCAGCGGAAGAAGAGAAATTCAGATTTGTCGTAAACGGAAAAAGAAATTCCCGCCAGTTTGACCAGGTCGGAACCCTTACCCGAAGCGCATTTGCCTGGAAAAACAATGACTGGCTGCCCATAGAAGCCGAAACAGCAGAGGAAATCATCGGTCTCAGCTACGACAATTTCAAACGCACCATTATCATTCCCCAGGGGAAATTTCAGGATTTCCTTCAGCTCTCAGAGACAGACCGCACACGGATGCTGCGCGAGATTTTTAAACTCGAAAAATATGAGCTGTACAATAAAGCTGTTTCACTTGAAAAGAAAAACCAAACAGAAATCACAAGGCTGGAAACCCTGATTTTGAGAATGGAAGATGTCACGCCAGAAGCACTGCTTCATGTCGAAACGGAAATCCAACGCCTCGAACAACAACTCCTCGAAAAAGAAACCACTGCCCGGCAGCAGGAAAAAGAAATCACAAGGCTGGAATCGCTTAAACTCCTTTTTGAAAAAATAGGCAGTCAGCGAAAAGTCGTGCAAGATCTGCACGAAAAATCAGTCGGTTTTTACGAAAGAGAACAAAACCTCAAGGAATACGAATCCTGCCTGATTGACTTTAAACCCCTGCTCGATCGCAAAAAAGAAACGGGGGAAAATCTCGACGCAAATACCCGAAATATTCAGGCAAAAAGAGAAGCCGAAACACAGTCAAAACGCGACCTGAAAATTGCAGAAGATACTTTTAAAGAAATCAGCAATGAATACCACCAAAGGGAGACTTTTCTAAAAAAAGCCACTGAACTGGAACTTGTCATCAGACTCAAAACCAGAGAAATAAACATCTCTGCCTTTGACGAACGCATGAATAAAGGAGCCGCCGTCTGCGATCAACTCAAATCCTCAATCAGGAATATGAAAGACGATCTTGCCGCAATCAATGTACAATTGCGAGAAAATCGCGATTCGCGACCGGATCTCAATCTCCTGCTACAGATCAGCGACTGGTTTCAAAAACAGAAAACGATTCATGAAGACATCAAAAAACAAGAAACAATGCTTGCGGAAGCACAATCTGTTTTCGATCAGATACAACAGGCAAAAACAGATGTGTTAAAAACCACATCGCTCAATACCAGTCAGTATGTACTGGAAACTGCGCAAATCATTGATATTCTGAGAAAGGACCATGCCCGTCTCAGGAAAGAACTCCAGGCCAAAGAAACCGCCCGCGAAGGAATCCTCGCCAGACACCAGCTCAAAAACTTTGCCCTAAAGCTGGAAACAGGTAAACCTTGTCCGCTCTGCGGCTCTGTACACCACCCGGATATTGTGGATTCGGGAAATGTGGATTTTGAACTCAACAATATCCGGCAGGAAATATCAGATAACGACAAGGAAATCCAGGCGCTGGACAAGGCTATGATCAGACTCGAAAACGTAGAAGAGCAACTCCTGCGCCAGCGAAAAACTGTAGTAACGCTGACCACCCAATTAAGCCAAAACCAGGCACTCGCCGATAAACACACAGCAGCTTTTGTCTGGGCAGATTATGCTAAAGCCACACCTGATCTCATTCAGGAAAAAATCGCTGAGATATCCCGGATAGATGCGAAAACAGATCAGTTTAATCAGGAACGCGAAGCCCTGGAAACCAGTATCACAAAAGAAGAACTAAATCTGGAAAAATACACCCGTACCCTCGACCAGATCAAAGAACAACGACATGCTGAAGAAGTCAATTTCCAGGCTGAATATCGCAGCTTCCAGCATATCAACTACGATCAGCACAAATCGATAGAAAACCCTCGCCTGGAGCAGCTTGCGCTGGAACAAAAAGAGCGTTTTTCCAAAATTGAAGATCTGTATCAGACCTCTGACCAGCGTATCCAACGCCTGCGGTCAAACCTTGCTATGCTGAAAGGCGAAATATCTGAACTCGAAAAACAGGAAAAAGACCTCACGGAAAAAATTGTCAAAACCAACCAACAAATCAGTGAAAAACTCGCTGCCTCTGCCTATACTTCATTGAAAATTGTGGAAGAAATCCTCAGCCTCAATTTTAATATTGATGCGGAAAAGTCGGCAATCAGTCTCTTCAAACAACAGCTTCATACCGCTAATACTGCACTTGCAGAACTGGAATCGCAGGTAACCGGAAAAACTTTTGACCAGGAAAGCTTCTATCAGCTTCAGCAAACCCTATCCGCTCTCAGGCAGGAGATCAATGACCTCACACTTACTACCGGCGGATTAAAAAAAGAGATGGAGCGGCTGCGACATTCACTGGAGGAAAAAAACAATTTCCAAAAAAAGCTGGAGGAAAAAACACTAAGAGCAGAAGACATCCGCACGCTGAAAAATATGTTCTCTGCCAGCGGATTTGTAAAATATGTTTCCACGATTTTTCTCTACAATCTGTGCCAGGCTGCCAATGACAGATTCATGAAACTCACCCGCGGCTCACTGAGTCTGGAAGCAACCGACAACAATGCATTTCAGGTGCGCGATTTTCTCAACAACGGACAGGTGCGATCTGTCAAAACCCTTTCCGGTGGGCAAACTTTTCAGGCGGCGTTGTCGCTGGCTTTGTCGCTGGCCGATCACGTACAACAGCAGGCAAAGTCAAAACAGAACTTCTTCTTTCTGGATGAAGGATTTGGTTCGCAGGACAAACATTCACTCCAAATTATTTTTGAAACCCTGAAGTCGCTTCGAAAAGAAAACCGGATTGTAGGAGTAATCTCCCATGTAGAAGAACTTCAGCAGGAAATCGGCGCTTATCTGCAAATCACGAATAACCCCGAAACGGGCAGTGCGATCAGAGGAAGCTGGGAATAA
- a CDS encoding helix-turn-helix domain-containing protein, whose translation MQLDEAKEKFIQAWGALGSNWGINRTMAQVHALLLISPESLSAEEIMETLNISRGNANMNLRALIDWGLVSKEHRSGERREYFFAEKDIWQVAQQVIIERRKRELKPVMKVLEEVKEVQGDKDDQNVKAFIESVENLHNIVGQADKFLEIAIKADRGWFFGALLKMFQRQVKK comes from the coding sequence ATGCAACTTGATGAAGCAAAGGAGAAATTTATTCAGGCATGGGGCGCATTGGGTTCCAACTGGGGTATCAATCGCACGATGGCCCAGGTACATGCGCTTTTACTGATTTCACCGGAATCCCTTTCGGCAGAAGAAATCATGGAGACACTCAATATATCCAGAGGAAATGCCAATATGAACCTCCGGGCGCTGATCGACTGGGGCCTGGTAAGCAAAGAGCATCGCTCCGGGGAAAGGCGCGAGTATTTCTTTGCCGAAAAAGATATATGGCAGGTTGCACAACAGGTGATCATTGAAAGGAGAAAACGGGAACTCAAGCCCGTCATGAAAGTACTGGAAGAGGTAAAAGAGGTGCAGGGCGATAAAGATGACCAAAACGTTAAGGCATTTATCGAATCCGTCGAAAATCTCCACAATATCGTAGGGCAGGCAGATAAGTTTCTTGAAATTGCTATCAAAGCAGACCGGGGTTGGTTTTTTGGTGCTTTGTTGAAAATGTTCCAGCGGCAGGTGAAGAAATAA
- a CDS encoding protease complex subunit PrcB family protein, with translation MEIEKIAEGSFCGVETASNELISTEAEWEALWKKVTSNRTPVPPLPEINFDEKQIIACFIGTQNSGGHTAIIQEVTEEDGKYNVKVVHTKPGADCFVTDVLTQPYFIAAVNKGKSKEASFSLETVAKPCK, from the coding sequence ATGGAAATAGAAAAAATTGCGGAAGGTAGTTTTTGCGGAGTAGAAACCGCTTCAAACGAACTGATTTCGACAGAGGCGGAATGGGAAGCCCTTTGGAAAAAGGTCACTTCCAATCGCACCCCTGTACCCCCACTTCCTGAGATCAACTTTGATGAAAAACAAATTATCGCCTGTTTTATCGGCACACAAAACTCAGGCGGACATACTGCTATTATTCAGGAAGTTACGGAGGAGGATGGAAAGTACAACGTAAAGGTTGTACATACCAAACCCGGCGCAGACTGTTTTGTAACGGATGTACTCACACAACCCTATTTCATCGCAGCTGTGAATAAGGGGAAATCAAAGGAAGCCTCCTTTTCATTGGAAACTGTGGCAAAGCCATGTAAATGA
- a CDS encoding nucleotidyl transferase AbiEii/AbiGii toxin family protein translates to MDQDVFNNYSLAGGTALALQIGHRISVDLDFFGKQELVTEDLFQVFSDLGGYQLLSQGKNILIVNIRDIKVDVINYRYDLLEPTFSIDGLRLYSLADIAAMKLAAITGRGKKRDFFDLFFLLKKYSLGEILDFYQRKYPDGSVFLVAKSLVYFEDADTDEDPILLEDAEWEMVKQRIRQEVKNLYK, encoded by the coding sequence ATGGATCAGGATGTATTTAATAACTATTCACTGGCAGGGGGAACAGCACTTGCATTACAAATCGGACATCGAATCTCTGTAGATTTGGACTTTTTTGGAAAGCAGGAATTGGTAACAGAAGACCTGTTTCAGGTTTTTTCAGATTTAGGAGGGTATCAATTACTTTCACAAGGCAAAAATATACTAATTGTAAACATAAGAGATATAAAGGTAGATGTCATCAACTATCGGTATGACTTATTGGAACCTACGTTTTCAATCGATGGTTTACGTTTATATTCCTTAGCTGATATTGCAGCAATGAAATTGGCTGCTATTACCGGCAGGGGGAAGAAAAGAGATTTTTTTGACTTATTTTTCCTCCTGAAAAAATACTCATTAGGCGAGATTCTTGATTTTTATCAAAGAAAATACCCCGATGGTTCAGTTTTTTTGGTAGCAAAAAGTTTGGTTTATTTTGAAGATGCAGATACTGATGAAGATCCCATTTTGTTAGAGGATGCAGAATGGGAAATGGTAAAACAAAGGATTCGTCAAGAAGTAAAGAATCTTTACAAGTGA
- a CDS encoding DUF2071 domain-containing protein: MKIPALTGLIEKRILINYRVEPAVLKKLLPSPFEPKLFGNYGIAGICFFHINHLKIKGLPFLPGISAENVSHRIAVTWEEAGIRKEGLYIPRRDTSSLIIHSAGGKIFPGMHKLGRFKTREANGYYELHLTNRDQTRLSFLAKETTAFSHGSVFSDLHSAADLFAQNSLEYAPRFKNMIYDGIAFRANRQKVQPLHICQMRSDFFENEETFPKGSVFFDHALLMKNIRSEWTALPELLAPKPARFLAPAITRPFTDDREGTLRSGH, encoded by the coding sequence ATGAAAATCCCCGCCCTCACCGGATTGATTGAAAAAAGAATCCTGATCAACTATCGGGTTGAACCAGCAGTTTTGAAAAAACTGTTGCCCTCACCCTTCGAGCCTAAATTATTTGGAAACTACGGGATCGCCGGAATATGTTTTTTTCATATCAATCACTTAAAAATTAAGGGTCTCCCTTTTTTACCTGGAATCTCTGCTGAAAATGTCTCTCACCGGATAGCTGTAACCTGGGAGGAAGCGGGTATCCGGAAGGAAGGTTTATATATCCCAAGAAGGGATACATCCTCTCTGATCATACATTCTGCCGGTGGAAAAATTTTTCCCGGAATGCACAAACTTGGCCGTTTCAAAACCCGGGAAGCCAATGGCTATTATGAATTACATCTCACCAACAGAGACCAAACCCGGCTTTCCTTCCTGGCCAAAGAGACTACCGCCTTTTCACATGGGTCTGTTTTTTCTGACCTCCACTCGGCTGCAGACCTTTTTGCTCAAAACAGCCTGGAATATGCTCCCCGTTTTAAAAATATGATATATGACGGGATCGCATTTCGTGCAAACCGGCAAAAAGTCCAGCCTTTACATATCTGCCAGATGCGGTCTGATTTTTTTGAGAATGAGGAAACATTTCCCAAAGGCTCTGTTTTCTTTGATCATGCATTGCTGATGAAGAATATTCGCAGCGAATGGACAGCGCTTCCGGAGTTATTGGCCCCCAAACCCGCAAGATTTCTGGCACCTGCCATTACCCGCCCGTTTACCGACGACAGAGAAGGTACATTAAGAAGCGGGCACTAG